One genomic region from Ignavibacteriales bacterium encodes:
- a CDS encoding PAS domain S-box protein, with protein MFENLVEETKDLGSKNDFDLEKLLELGDWKELFLGLFDVARELFFILDEDGLILSINQFGASSLDYASEELIGKHFLDLIDPIHTQLVSASINLALKNDNSFFEASLINKYEKINRYQVSIRTVRKNGKIIGLLGVGKDVTLQRKLENELTDIKPKLMEAERLIALERARSSHHKMMLEELNKMKSEFVSNISHEMRTPLASIVGFSETIASDPNMPLEMRNEFNLIILNEGKRLAKLINDVLDLSRMETGRIALNKSKVNIVKLIKKMIDNGKEALSSINVILTLEAPYDEIIIEADEERLLQALDSLLENSIKFSKNGGRIKVILNNLFREVEIIITDTGIGIPEKDLPFLFQKFYRVNRPDSDISGAGMGLVFVKQIVDLHKGLINIQSEPNKGTSVLIKLLKNNRD; from the coding sequence ATGTTCGAAAATTTAGTGGAAGAAACAAAAGATTTAGGATCAAAAAATGACTTTGATCTTGAAAAATTGCTTGAGCTTGGTGATTGGAAAGAACTTTTTTTAGGACTTTTTGATGTTGCTCGTGAATTGTTTTTTATTCTTGATGAAGATGGGTTAATTCTTTCTATTAATCAATTTGGTGCCTCATCTTTAGATTATGCCTCAGAAGAATTAATTGGTAAACACTTTTTGGATTTAATTGATCCAATTCATACACAACTTGTTAGTGCCTCTATTAATCTTGCCCTTAAAAACGATAACTCATTTTTTGAAGCATCACTTATAAATAAATATGAAAAGATTAATCGTTATCAGGTTAGTATTAGAACAGTAAGAAAAAATGGTAAGATTATCGGTCTGCTTGGTGTTGGTAAAGATGTTACATTACAAAGAAAACTTGAAAATGAGTTAACGGATATTAAACCAAAATTGATGGAAGCCGAAAGACTAATTGCATTGGAAAGAGCAAGATCATCACATCACAAAATGATGTTGGAAGAATTAAACAAGATGAAAAGTGAATTTGTATCTAACATCTCTCATGAAATGCGCACACCTCTTGCTTCAATCGTAGGATTTTCAGAAACCATAGCCTCTGATCCTAATATGCCCTTAGAGATGAGAAATGAGTTTAATTTAATCATTCTTAATGAAGGCAAAAGATTAGCAAAGCTTATCAATGATGTTTTGGACCTCTCTCGAATGGAAACTGGAAGAATCGCACTTAACAAATCGAAGGTAAACATTGTTAAATTAATCAAAAAAATGATCGATAATGGTAAAGAAGCATTATCTTCCATAAATGTTATTTTAACTTTGGAAGCCCCTTATGATGAAATAATAATTGAGGCTGATGAGGAACGTTTACTTCAGGCGTTAGATTCATTACTGGAAAATTCTATCAAGTTTTCTAAAAATGGTGGACGAATAAAAGTAATACTAAATAATCTTTTTCGGGAAGTAGAAATTATTATTACAGATACAGGAATTGGAATACCTGAAAAGGATTTACCATTTCTTTTTCAAAAGTTTTACAGAGTTAATCGTCCGGACTCTGATATTTCTGGTGCCGGTATGGGATTGGTTTTTGTAAAACAAATTGTAGATTTGCACAAAGGTTTAATCAATATTCAGAGCGAACCTAATAAAGGAACCTCTGTTTTAATAAAATTATTAAAGAATAATCGAGATTAG
- a CDS encoding sigma-54-dependent Fis family transcriptional regulator, giving the protein MDKLIFIVDDEQAISKLLSYWAKDKWKYQVETFSNAEDALKNLSKKPDVILLDIMLPGMDGIETLKRIKQFDENIPVIMLSAQGSIEVAVEALRYGAFDYFTKPIDQQKLELAIKNSIKSYDLTRELLHLKENVKKEYSFESIISSDGKMQDVFKLVTKVLHNDITVLIYGESGTGKELIARAIHYNGQRKDKPFVVVNCASIPRELLESELFGHEKGSFTGAHARKLGKFEIAKGGTIFLDEVGELEMLLQAKLLRVIQQKEFERVGGTELIKTDVRIISATNRDLKKAVENKEFREDLYYRLNSFPISIPPLRHRKSDVLVLSEHFIMKFSAKLQKNSKGFSKRALKLIYEYNWPGNVRELENTIERCLIITDKDTIDVEDLPAHLRSGESSSGVEYTGPLFSDETVIPFEKLKEESIRHALNITNGNIVEAAKRLQLGRATIYRLMDKYKIENRSTE; this is encoded by the coding sequence GTGGACAAACTGATCTTTATAGTGGATGATGAGCAAGCGATTTCAAAACTTCTTAGCTATTGGGCTAAAGATAAATGGAAGTATCAGGTAGAAACTTTTTCTAATGCTGAAGATGCTCTAAAAAATCTTAGCAAAAAGCCCGATGTAATTCTATTAGATATTATGCTGCCGGGAATGGATGGGATTGAAACTCTTAAAAGAATTAAACAATTTGATGAAAACATTCCGGTTATTATGCTATCCGCACAGGGAAGTATTGAGGTTGCTGTTGAAGCACTTAGATATGGTGCTTTTGATTATTTTACAAAACCAATTGATCAACAAAAATTAGAACTTGCGATTAAAAATTCGATAAAAAGTTATGATCTTACACGTGAACTCCTCCATTTAAAAGAGAATGTAAAAAAAGAGTATAGTTTTGAAAGTATCATTTCTTCAGATGGAAAAATGCAGGATGTTTTTAAACTTGTAACAAAAGTACTACATAATGACATTACAGTTTTAATTTATGGTGAAAGTGGAACCGGTAAAGAACTTATTGCCCGCGCAATCCATTATAACGGGCAGCGAAAAGATAAACCTTTTGTTGTAGTAAATTGTGCATCAATTCCTCGAGAACTTTTGGAAAGCGAATTGTTTGGGCACGAAAAAGGATCGTTCACTGGTGCGCACGCTCGTAAGCTTGGAAAATTTGAAATAGCTAAAGGCGGTACAATATTTTTGGATGAGGTTGGTGAACTTGAAATGCTGCTTCAGGCAAAGTTGCTTCGCGTAATCCAACAAAAAGAATTTGAAAGAGTCGGGGGTACAGAATTAATTAAAACGGATGTAAGAATAATATCCGCAACAAATAGAGATCTTAAAAAGGCTGTTGAAAATAAGGAGTTTAGAGAAGACCTTTACTACAGATTGAACTCTTTCCCGATTTCAATTCCGCCATTAAGACATCGTAAAAGCGATGTTCTTGTTCTCTCAGAACATTTTATCATGAAGTTTAGTGCGAAGCTTCAGAAAAATTCTAAAGGATTTTCTAAGAGAGCTTTAAAACTTATTTATGAGTACAACTGGCCTGGAAATGTTAGAGAGTTGGAAAATACAATTGAAAGATGTTTGATTATTACGGATAAAGATACAATCGATGTTGAAGATCTTCCTGCACATTTAAGATCCGGCGAAAGTTCAAGCGGAGTTGAATATACTGGTCCATTGTTTAGCGATGAAACAGTAATTCCATTTGAAAAATTAAAAGAAGAATCTATTAGACATGCTTTAAATATTACAAACGGTAATATCGTAGAAGCCGCAAAAAGATTGCAGCTTGGCAGAGCAACAATCTACAGGCTAATGGACAAATATAAAATTGAAAACAGATCAACAGAATAG